The Streptomyces rimosus genomic interval GGCTCGCGGCGGCGGCCGACCGGTCCCGGCGTTCCCGGCGGACCAGGATGAACCAGCCCACCGGCACCCCGGCGGCGAACAGCCACCACTGGACCGCGTAGGCCATGTGCGGGCCGATGCTGTCGTGGTCCGGCTCGGGCACCGGCTCCGGCTTGCCGCCGGGGGGCTTCGGCGCGGTCTGTTCGATGTAGCCGCCGAGGACCGGGCGGCCCAGCGCCTTGGCCTGCTGCTCGCTGTTGATCAGCATGACCTGGCGCTCGGGCAGGCCCGGCTTGTCCTTGATGCCGCTGTTCTCGGTGGTCTCGTCGGCCATCATTCGCCCGGTGACGGTGACCTTGCCCTTCGGGGCGGCGGGCACGTCGGGGAAGCGGGTGAGGTCGTTGCCGGAGGCGATCCAGCCGCGGTTGACCAGGACGGTGGTGCCCTTGCGCGGCCCCTGGTCCAGGACCAGCGGGGTCAGCACGTAGTAGCCGATGGTCTGCTCGTCGGCGGCGGTGCGCTGGCGGACCACGACCTCGTGCTTCGTGTCGTACGTGCCGGTGGCGGTCACGCGGCGCCACATGTCGTCGCGGGGGAGCGTCCGGCCGGGGGCGGTCAGGTCGGTGACCGGTACCGGGTCGGCGTGGAGGTTGTCCGCGATGAGCTGGTTCTGCGCCACCCGGTGTTCATGGCGGTGGAGCTGCCAGAAACCCAGTTTGATCATCACTGGGATCAGGACGAGACCCACGAGGGTGAGGATCACCCACTGCCGGGACAACAGGAAGCGGTACACCCCACGAAGGTACAACCAGGGCATCCGGTGCCCCGGCGGCGGGGTCGGCGTCAGACCCGGTCGACGATGCCCACCTGGCCCTCCGCGCGGGCGCAGTGGGCGCCGCAGAACCACCGGCCGCCGGCCTCCACGCCCTGGCCGATGATCTGGCACCGGCAGTGCTCGCAGATCGGCGCCATGCGGTGGATGGCGCAGGAGAAGCAGTCGAAGACGTGCACCGCGCCTTGTGCATGGACTTCGAACGTCATGCCGTATTCGTTTCCGCAGACCTCACAACGTGCCATGCGCCACAGGGTGCGGGTGGGGCGGGCGGTGGGGCGAGCCTGCGCCAGGCGTGTTGTGGGGCTTCACCCGGACGCAGGCGCCGGGGCCACGTCCTGGAGGAGCTGCATGAAGGCGGCCTCGTCGATGACCGGGGTGCCGTACGCGGTGGCCTTGGCGGTCTTCGACGTACGCGCGTCGGGGTCGTTGGTGACCAGCAGGCTCGTCAGCCGGGAGACGCTGGAGGCGACGTGCAGCCCGGCCTCGGTCGCGCGGTCCTCCAGCAGCTCGCGGTCGACGGAGGTGTCACCGGAGAACGCCACCCGCATGCCCTGCACCAGGCGGCCGCCCGGCTCGTACCGGCCGGGGTTCGGATACGGGCAGGCGGGCCGCTTGCGCGACGGGCGCCAGCTGGTGGGGCGGTACGCGGACGAGGACTGGCGCTGCCGGGGCGCCGGGCCGTCCGTCCACTCGGTGAGCGGCTGGCAGGCCAGCAGCGGCAGGCGCAGATTGGCCTGCGCGGCCAGCCGCAGGCTGGGGCGGAACGCCTCCGCCAGCACCCGGGCGTCGTCGAGGGCGTGGTGGGCGTGCTCCTGCTTGACGCCGTAGTGCGCGGCGAGGGACTCCAGCTTGTGGTTGGGCAGCGGCAGGCGCAGCTCCTTGGAGAGCGCGATGGTGCACAGCCGCTGCCGCACCGGCGCCTCGGCCTCGGCGCGGGCGTACTCCCTGGCGATCATCGACCAGTCGAACATCGCGTTGTGCGCGACCAGGACGCGCCCCTCCAGCCGCCGGGACAGCTCGGGGACGATCTCGGGGAAGAGCGGCGCGGTGGACAGCATGTCGCTCGTCAGACCGTGGATCCACACCGGGCCCGGGTCCCGCTGCGGATTGACCAGGGTGTACCAGTGGTCCTCGACCTCGCCGTGGGTGTCCAGGCGGTAGACGGCCGCGGACACTATGCGGTCGTCGCGGGCCAGGCCGGTGGTCTCCACGTCGACGACCGCGTACCCCTTCGGATACGCGGCCGGCCAGGGGGCTGCCGCCTCCGGAGGAGACGGCTGCCGCCCGATCGCCGGGGTGATCGGGCGGGCTGCTGCCATGCG includes:
- a CDS encoding SURF1 family cytochrome oxidase biogenesis protein; protein product: MYRFLLSRQWVILTLVGLVLIPVMIKLGFWQLHRHEHRVAQNQLIADNLHADPVPVTDLTAPGRTLPRDDMWRRVTATGTYDTKHEVVVRQRTAADEQTIGYYVLTPLVLDQGPRKGTTVLVNRGWIASGNDLTRFPDVPAAPKGKVTVTGRMMADETTENSGIKDKPGLPERQVMLINSEQQAKALGRPVLGGYIEQTAPKPPGGKPEPVPEPDHDSIGPHMAYAVQWWLFAAGVPVGWFILVRRERRDRSAAAASPADSAAEATGDGADNAAAEGADKVAASAADTTPAESAPAEPLPRTVAGSE
- a CDS encoding DEDDh family exonuclease — encoded protein: MLEDRMAAARPITPAIGRQPSPPEAAAPWPAAYPKGYAVVDVETTGLARDDRIVSAAVYRLDTHGEVEDHWYTLVNPQRDPGPVWIHGLTSDMLSTAPLFPEIVPELSRRLEGRVLVAHNAMFDWSMIAREYARAEAEAPVRQRLCTIALSKELRLPLPNHKLESLAAHYGVKQEHAHHALDDARVLAEAFRPSLRLAAQANLRLPLLACQPLTEWTDGPAPRQRQSSSAYRPTSWRPSRKRPACPYPNPGRYEPGGRLVQGMRVAFSGDTSVDRELLEDRATEAGLHVASSVSRLTSLLVTNDPDARTSKTAKATAYGTPVIDEAAFMQLLQDVAPAPASG